In Hoeflea ulvae, one genomic interval encodes:
- a CDS encoding PA0069 family radical SAM protein yields the protein MPSLSTLKQTAFAPGLTAGEADAQVVASGMRLTDDRIRGRGAGLNMSGRFEISTCEVFDDGWSSLEELAPFKTEVQIEKPRTIITKNQSPDLSFDRSINPYRGCEHGCVYCFARPTHAYMGLSAGVDFEAKLFAKPDAPRLLERELSKPGYKVQPIAIGTNTDPYQPVERQWRITRQLLEVLEAAGHPVGIVTKSALVVRDIDILSRMAAKGLARVALSVTTLDRKLARTLEPRASTPEKRLEAIRALSQAGIPVSVMAAPVIPGLNDHEIERILDSAKAAGADAAGYVMLRLPIEVSPLFRDWLLRHYPDRYRHVMSLVRSMRGGKDYDAEFGTRMRGTGPYAWQISRRFELTAKRLGLNLRKSPLRTDHFVPPHGEGVQLSLL from the coding sequence ATGCCAAGCCTTTCGACGTTGAAACAGACAGCTTTCGCACCCGGCCTGACCGCCGGCGAAGCGGATGCGCAGGTTGTGGCAAGCGGCATGCGCCTGACTGATGACCGCATTCGCGGCCGCGGCGCCGGGCTCAACATGTCGGGCCGCTTCGAGATCTCCACCTGCGAGGTGTTTGACGACGGCTGGAGCAGCCTCGAGGAGCTGGCGCCGTTCAAGACCGAAGTGCAGATCGAAAAGCCGCGCACCATCATCACCAAGAACCAGTCGCCGGACCTGTCCTTCGACCGCTCGATCAATCCCTATCGCGGTTGCGAGCATGGCTGCGTCTATTGTTTCGCCCGGCCCACCCACGCCTATATGGGGCTGTCGGCCGGCGTCGACTTCGAGGCCAAGCTGTTTGCCAAGCCCGACGCGCCGCGGCTTCTGGAGCGGGAACTGTCGAAGCCGGGCTACAAGGTGCAGCCGATCGCCATCGGCACCAACACCGACCCCTACCAGCCGGTCGAGCGGCAATGGCGGATCACCCGGCAATTGCTCGAGGTGCTGGAAGCGGCCGGCCATCCCGTCGGCATCGTCACCAAATCGGCGCTGGTGGTGCGCGACATCGACATCCTGTCGCGCATGGCCGCAAAGGGACTTGCCCGGGTGGCGCTGTCGGTGACAACGCTCGACCGCAAGCTGGCCCGCACCCTGGAGCCGCGGGCGTCCACGCCGGAAAAGCGGCTGGAGGCGATCCGCGCGCTTTCGCAGGCCGGCATTCCGGTCTCGGTAATGGCGGCACCGGTGATTCCGGGCCTCAATGATCACGAGATCGAACGCATTCTCGATTCCGCCAAGGCGGCGGGTGCGGATGCTGCGGGCTATGTCATGCTGCGGCTGCCGATCGAAGTCAGCCCGCTGTTTCGCGACTGGCTGCTGCGGCATTACCCGGACCGCTACCGGCACGTGATGTCGCTGGTCCGCTCGATGCGCGGCGGCAAGGACTATGACGCCGAATTCGGCACTCGGATGCGCGGGACAGGGCCCTATGCCTGGCAGATTTCCCGGCGCTTCGAGCTGACTGCGAAGCGGCTTGGCCTCAATCTGCGAAAATCGCCGTTGCGGACCGATCACTTCGTGCCGCCGCATGGCGAAGGGGTTCAGTTGAGCCTGCTGTAG